One window of Campylobacter avium LMG 24591 genomic DNA carries:
- a CDS encoding glycosyltransferase family 9 protein, with product MKNIVFHAGGFGDLFVCFKALYATKCLYPDYKLILFIDGFQDKNFLKNISFLDEVFFFNDFCTDLKKLNPDIFISVRRSSTFFKELKRLNLKKVIVFPHFVSIMSSYFHTPRLFFRSKLHMSEVNLKLVKAIDEKHYEENINKVNFSNLKSCLPYKSELSDMFFNKLDNKYEKIIALNPFANYSESLGHNFFPRQWINLAQNLALTYPKYLFVLLNFKHNTLRINIDESKNLKSFVNDESIASLFHFSSKLDYLISIDTGQVHVCDILQVPSLVLIRKVVANRYANGSYASDGGGALLYDKFVLQDCWQKEYRKTYANFCKKAFAAIDKL from the coding sequence ATGAAAAACATAGTATTTCACGCCGGTGGTTTTGGCGATCTTTTTGTATGTTTTAAAGCACTTTACGCCACAAAGTGTTTATATCCTGACTATAAACTTATTCTTTTTATAGATGGATTTCAAGATAAAAATTTTCTAAAAAATATAAGCTTTTTAGATGAAGTTTTCTTTTTTAATGATTTTTGCACAGATTTAAAAAAACTAAATCCGGATATTTTTATATCAGTTAGGAGATCCTCTACTTTTTTTAAAGAACTAAAAAGGCTAAATTTAAAAAAAGTTATAGTTTTTCCACATTTTGTAAGTATAATGTCTTCTTATTTTCACACTCCAAGATTATTTTTTAGATCTAAACTACATATGAGTGAAGTAAATTTAAAATTGGTAAAAGCCATAGATGAAAAACACTACGAGGAAAATATAAATAAGGTAAATTTTTCAAATTTAAAAAGCTGTCTTCCATACAAAAGCGAATTAAGCGATATGTTTTTTAATAAACTAGACAATAAATACGAAAAAATCATAGCCTTAAATCCTTTCGCAAATTACTCAGAAAGTCTTGGCCATAACTTCTTTCCAAGACAGTGGATAAATTTAGCACAAAATCTAGCTTTAACTTATCCTAAATATTTATTCGTTCTTTTGAATTTTAAACACAATACCTTGCGAATAAACATAGATGAAAGCAAAAATTTAAAAAGCTTTGTGAATGATGAAAGTATCGCTTCTTTGTTTCATTTTTCTTCCAAGCTTGATTATCTCATATCAATTGATACAGGGCAAGTTCATGTATGCGATATATTGCAAGTGCCATCTTTAGTGCTAATACGCAAGGTGGTTGCCAATAGATATGCTAACGGCTCTTATGCAAGCGATGGGGGGGGGGCTTTGCTATATGATAAATTCGTACTTCAAGACTGTTGGCAAAAAGAGTATAGAAAAACATATGCAAACTTTTGCAAAAAAGCCTTTGCTGCGATAGACAAACTGTGA